In one Leptospiraceae bacterium genomic region, the following are encoded:
- a CDS encoding SpoIIE family protein phosphatase — translation MKNTNIIFTAVIIFALMIYLVIIGMETSPNRRFLYFYPNGYIANTDWKNSHVIGYNIYEGDKIPIIRVQKKPQTRFNFEFNLIQKWNVIKDFIPHLFISLIYIMAATWFLFRDGDMFLSFLFLNLAMFFFSDFILLGFDSFYFIFYFSMFLMAFLFIHLAFRLKGKDVSSKWLVPEVFFAVIFAFIGFTEKDSSEIFTRLSHVGILLILIAITSCVVVILYDLFRYRPGYTVQIKKVSLLSSFLIISILPYIIYKYNLFQLFPYTRISLIVAFGLFPLLFIYGTYRYTFIPEQFYFNSSILIFYLTVIVIISYSLTISFLSYINPIGYERNKQILNILFLIVISSSLSAVKHKLASWLDYWTFGRNKKLNKNLEIMASLIASPISMKATMNSLSRIIRETLDIGNMTILISGDEYPTFDFKAMNVIKLPSNSEIWQFFTSRREPIVTSYLAHGVGVRESVYKFLRKLEIQLAYPMFGSIGIKKISAVFLVGEKHNKTNFSLGELRFIKECTRLADLLLQNYQLLIAEVEKKKLVRDLNTVTIMDKTINPSQAENLKSLDICYLSIPAVGISGDYLDFIKLSEKKLMIFLGDVSGHGLGSGYLVSAIRAITRNMVQSGMDLPHIFNHINTFLIERYEGNEFMTLIGGIYDDDSRTFEFVNAGHLPILVLNTHGNILKEDFTHRVLGILPCNFTLTSIQLNTEDRLFLYSDGVTETFSPSDEIYGEERLKEFLRSTLETPIADLPSLLEQELQDFRKGNDMTDDISFICISKKFKER, via the coding sequence GTGAAAAATACAAATATTATATTTACAGCTGTTATTATATTTGCCCTGATGATATACCTTGTGATAATCGGGATGGAGACTTCACCTAATCGCAGGTTTCTATACTTTTATCCGAATGGATATATAGCCAACACAGACTGGAAAAATTCACATGTAATCGGATATAATATCTATGAAGGAGATAAGATCCCGATTATCCGGGTTCAAAAAAAACCTCAAACTCGCTTTAACTTTGAATTTAACCTGATTCAGAAGTGGAATGTCATTAAAGACTTTATTCCCCACCTTTTTATTTCACTCATCTATATAATGGCCGCTACCTGGTTTTTATTCCGGGATGGGGATATGTTCCTGTCTTTTTTGTTTTTAAATTTAGCCATGTTTTTCTTCAGTGATTTTATACTTTTAGGTTTTGATAGTTTTTATTTTATATTTTATTTTAGTATGTTTCTCATGGCCTTTCTTTTTATTCACCTGGCATTCCGCCTGAAAGGAAAGGACGTATCCTCCAAGTGGTTGGTTCCTGAAGTCTTTTTTGCTGTTATTTTTGCTTTTATTGGTTTTACGGAAAAAGATAGTTCTGAAATTTTTACCCGTCTCAGTCATGTAGGGATTTTGTTAATCCTGATCGCTATAACATCCTGTGTAGTTGTGATTTTATATGATTTATTTCGATACAGACCCGGTTATACGGTTCAAATAAAAAAAGTAAGCCTTTTATCCAGTTTTTTAATCATCAGTATATTACCCTATATTATTTATAAATATAACCTATTTCAACTATTTCCCTATACTAGGATTAGCCTGATAGTTGCATTCGGACTATTTCCTTTATTGTTTATCTATGGTACATATCGGTACACATTTATACCCGAACAATTCTACTTTAACTCCTCTATTTTGATATTTTACTTAACGGTTATTGTAATTATCTCTTATTCTTTAACCATATCGTTTTTAAGTTATATAAATCCTATTGGATATGAACGGAATAAGCAAATCCTCAATATATTATTTTTAATCGTAATTTCCTCGAGCTTGAGCGCGGTAAAGCATAAATTAGCTTCCTGGTTAGACTACTGGACTTTCGGGCGAAACAAAAAACTGAATAAAAATCTGGAAATCATGGCGAGCCTGATAGCCTCTCCTATTTCTATGAAAGCTACCATGAACAGCCTTAGTCGAATTATTCGTGAAACTCTGGATATAGGAAATATGACAATTCTTATATCGGGAGACGAATATCCTACTTTTGACTTCAAGGCTATGAATGTTATAAAACTTCCCTCCAACTCTGAAATCTGGCAATTTTTTACTTCCAGAAGAGAACCCATAGTAACCTCCTATCTGGCCCATGGAGTGGGTGTAAGAGAATCTGTATATAAGTTTTTACGCAAATTGGAAATCCAACTGGCTTATCCCATGTTCGGTTCTATAGGAATTAAAAAAATTAGTGCTGTGTTTCTTGTTGGAGAAAAACACAACAAAACAAACTTCTCATTGGGAGAACTTCGATTTATAAAAGAATGCACTCGTCTTGCAGATCTATTATTACAAAACTATCAGCTATTAATTGCTGAAGTAGAAAAGAAAAAACTGGTAAGAGACCTGAATACTGTTACCATCATGGATAAGACCATAAATCCATCTCAAGCAGAAAATCTGAAAAGCCTGGATATATGTTATCTTTCTATACCGGCTGTAGGAATTAGCGGAGATTATTTGGATTTTATCAAGCTCAGTGAAAAGAAACTCATGATTTTTCTCGGAGATGTTTCCGGTCACGGTCTCGGCAGTGGCTATTTAGTGAGTGCTATTCGTGCAATTACACGAAATATGGTACAGTCCGGTATGGATCTTCCCCATATATTTAACCACATTAATACTTTCTTAATCGAAAGATATGAGGGAAATGAGTTTATGACTCTTATCGGTGGAATTTACGATGATGATAGTCGGACATTTGAATTTGTAAATGCTGGTCATCTTCCTATTCTTGTTTTAAACACTCACGGAAATATATTAAAAGAAGATTTTACTCACCGGGTCCTTGGAATTCTTCCCTGTAATTTTACTCTAACCTCTATACAGTTAAATACAGAAGATCGACTTTTTCTTTACTCTGATGGAGTAACCGAAACCTTTTCTCCCTCTGATGAAATCTATGGGGAAGAAAGATTGAAAGAATTTCTAAGAAGTACTCTCGAAACTCCAATAGCTGATCTTCCGAGCCTCTTAGAGCAGGAGCTGCAAGATTTCCGAAAAGGAAATGATATGACAGACGATATTTCCTTTATCTGTATTTCTAAAAAATTTAAGGAAAGATAA